A single window of Flavobacterium sp. 140616W15 DNA harbors:
- a CDS encoding dicarboxylate/amino acid:cation symporter: MNNKTETKKTSFFRGLTGQILIAMFLGATLGIILHNTISHEAAVEFSNKIKMLATIFIRLVQMIISPLVFTTLVVGIAKLGDIKTVGRIGGKALAWFFTASFVSLLIGLFYINILQPGVGLKLDHVDMTAATEVTAKTTTLSFENFVEHIVPKSIFEAMATNEILQIVVFSIFFGLAAASLGSSVKPVINALDKVSHIVLKMVNYVMNFAPIGVFGAIAGVFAVRDAGELAITYFKFFGSFLIGISSLWVVLILVGYIFLKGRMTELLRRITGPVAIAFGTTSSEAVFPKLTEELEEFGVKDKIVSFMLPLGYSFNLDGSMMYMTFASIFIAQFYGIHLDIGTQMVMLLVLMLTSKGIAGVPRASLVVVAATCGMFDIPIEGIAIILPIDHFCDMFRSATNVLGNALATSVVGKWEGDKEINFDAPEEIDS; this comes from the coding sequence ATGAATAATAAAACAGAAACCAAAAAAACATCTTTTTTCAGAGGCCTAACTGGGCAAATTCTTATCGCAATGTTTCTTGGTGCTACATTAGGTATTATATTGCATAATACAATTTCACATGAAGCAGCAGTAGAGTTTAGTAATAAGATAAAGATGCTAGCTACTATATTCATTCGTTTGGTACAAATGATAATTTCTCCCTTGGTGTTTACAACTTTAGTTGTTGGAATTGCTAAATTAGGGGATATAAAAACAGTAGGTAGAATTGGAGGAAAAGCTTTAGCATGGTTTTTTACAGCTTCTTTTGTATCATTGTTAATAGGGTTGTTTTATATCAATATCCTTCAGCCAGGAGTTGGGTTAAAATTAGATCATGTTGATATGACTGCGGCGACTGAAGTAACAGCTAAAACAACAACTTTATCATTTGAAAATTTTGTTGAGCATATCGTTCCTAAGAGTATTTTTGAGGCAATGGCAACTAATGAAATATTGCAGATTGTTGTTTTTTCTATATTTTTTGGATTAGCAGCAGCTTCATTAGGAAGCAGTGTGAAACCTGTTATAAATGCTTTAGACAAAGTCTCACATATTGTTCTTAAAATGGTAAACTACGTAATGAACTTTGCTCCAATTGGAGTTTTTGGAGCCATTGCTGGGGTATTTGCAGTAAGAGATGCTGGAGAATTAGCGATTACATATTTTAAATTTTTCGGATCATTTTTAATCGGGATTAGTTCTTTGTGGGTTGTTTTAATTTTAGTAGGTTATATTTTTCTAAAAGGGAGAATGACTGAATTATTAAGACGTATTACTGGACCTGTTGCAATTGCTTTTGGGACTACAAGTAGTGAAGCTGTTTTTCCTAAATTAACTGAAGAGTTAGAGGAATTTGGAGTAAAAGATAAAATTGTTTCGTTTATGTTGCCGTTGGGTTATTCTTTTAATCTTGATGGTAGTATGATGTATATGACTTTTGCAAGTATTTTTATTGCTCAGTTCTATGGTATACATTTAGACATAGGAACTCAAATGGTAATGCTTTTGGTTTTAATGTTGACAAGTAAAGGTATTGCAGGAGTGCCAAGGGCTAGTTTGGTTGTTGTTGCGGCTACATGTGGAATGTTCGATATTCCTATTGAAGGAATTGCTATAATCCTGCCAATTGATCACTTTTGTGATATGTTTCGTAGTGCAACAAATGTATTAGGAAATGCTCTTGCGACATCGGTAGTAGGAAAATGGGAAGGTGATAAAGAAATTAATTTTGATGCTCCTGAGGAGATTGATAGTTAA